A section of the Oncorhynchus tshawytscha isolate Ot180627B linkage group LG09, Otsh_v2.0, whole genome shotgun sequence genome encodes:
- the LOC112257448 gene encoding peptidylprolyl isomerase domain and WD repeat-containing protein 1: MAATTENADLKRKLNENQDDGEAGEEEEWVGPMPSEATQTKKRKVLEYERVYLDNLPSAAMYERSYMHRDVITHIVCSKTDFIITASQDGHVKFWKKKEDEGVEFVKHFRSHLGVIECISVSADGALFCSVGDDQAMKVFDVVNFDMINMLKLGFHPGQCEWIYNPGDAICCVACSEKSTGKIFVYDGRGSNEKLHTFDKMHSSPLSQIRLNPRYRVIVSADKAGMLEYWTGLPSEFKFPRHVDWQYKTDTDLYEFAKNKTYPTSLAFSHDGKKMATIATDRKVRIFRFLTGKLMRVFDESLSKFTELQQMKQQLPDMEFGRRMAVERELEKVDGIRLTNIIFDETGHFVLYGTMLGIKVINVETNRCVRILGKLENIRVVKLSLFQGVAKACNTAPTIEMKASDNPALQSTMPDPTIFCTAFKKNRFYMFSKREPEDTKSAESDRDVFNEKPSKEEVMAATQAEGPKRVSDSAIIHTTMGDIHIKLFPVECPKTVENFCVHSRNGYFNGHIFHRVIKGFMIQTGDPTGTGMGGESIWGGEFEDEFHATLRHDRPYTLSMANGGPGTNGSQFFITVVPTPWLDNKHTVFGRSAKGMEVVQRISNLKVNPKTDKPYEDISIINITIK, translated from the exons ATGGCGGCCACCACAGAGAACGCAGATCTGAAACGAAAACTAAACGAAAATCAGGATGATGGAGAagctggagaagaggaggagtgggtTGGACCCATGCCAAGCGAAGCGACACAGACCAAGAAGAGAAAAG TGCTGGAGTATGAACGTGTGTATTTGGACAACTTGCCATCGGCAGCCATGTACGAGAGGAGCTACATGCATAGGGATGTTATAACGCACATTGTCTGTTCCAA GACAGATTTCATCATCACAGCCAGTCAGGACGGCCATGTGAAGTTCTGGAAAAAGAAAGAAGATGAGGGGGTAGAGTTTGTCAAACACTTCCGCAGTCATCTTG GAGTTATAGAGTGTATTTCTGTCAGTGCTGATGgagctctattctgttctgttgggGACGACCAGGCCATGAAAGTCTTTGATGTGGTCAACTTTGACATGATCAACATGCTGAAGCTGGG TTTCCACCCTGGCCAGTGTGAGTGGATCTACAACCCAGGCGATGCCATCTGCTGCGTGGCCTGCTCAGAGAAATCCACTGGGAAGATCTTCGTCTATGATGGACGAGGAAGCAATGAGAAGCTCCACACCTTCGACAAGATGCACTCCTCTCCGCTGTCCCAGATCCGCCTCAACCCTAGATACAGGGTTATCGTCTCCGCAGACAAGGCTGGAATGCTGGAGTATTGGACCGGCCTCCCCAGCGAGTTCAAATTCCCCAGGCACGTGGACTGGCAGTATAAGACTGACACAGACCTTTATGAGTTTGCCAAAAACAAAACCTACCCCACCAGCCTGGCCTTCTCCCACGACGGGAAGAAGATGGCTACCATCGCAACCGACAGGAAAGTCAGGATCTTCCGCTTCCTGACGGGAAAACTGATGAGGGTGTTTGATGAGTCGTTATCG AAGTTCACAGAGCTGCAGCAAATGAAGCAACAGCTGCCAGACATGGAGTTTGGTCGGAGGATGGCGGTGGAGAGGGAACTGGAGAAAGTGGATGGCATCAGGCTGACCAACATCATCTTTGATGAGACGGGTCACTTTGTCCTCTACGGAACCATGCTGGGCATCAAGGTCATCAATGTGGAGACCAACAG gtgtgtacGTATCCTGGGGAAGCTAGAGAACATTCGTGTGGTGAAGCTGAGCCTGTTCCAGGGGGTTGCCAAGGCATGCAATACAGCTCCCACCATCGAGATGAAGGCATCAGACAACCCGGCCCTGCAGAGCACAATGCCAGACCCCACCATCTTCTGTACTGCTTTCAAGAAGAACCGCTTCTACATG TTCTCCAAGAGGGAGCCGGAGGACACTAAAAGTGCCGAGTCGGACAGAGACGTGTTCAACGAGAAGCCGTCTAAGGAGGAGGTGATGGCTGCTACCCAGGCAGAGGGGCCCAAGAGGGTGTCAGACAGCGCTATCATCCACACCACCATGGGAGACATCCACATCAAACTGTTCCCTGTCGA GTGTCCCAAAACAGTGGAGAACTTCTGTGTTCACAGCAGAAATGGTTATTTCAATGGCCACATATTCCACCGCGTCATCAAG GGCTTCATGATCCAGACAGGGGACCCTACAGGGACGGGCATGGGAGGGGAGAGTATCTGGGGAGGGGAGTTTGAGGATGAGTTCCATGCCACGCTGAGACACGACCGGCCCTACACACTCAGTATGGCCAACGGAGGCCCCGGCACCAACGGATCACAGTTCTTCATCACCGTCGTGCCCACG CCCTGGCTAGACAACAAACACACCGTGTTTGGAAGGAGTGCCAAAGGAATGGAGGTGGTTCAGCGGATCTCCAACCTCAAAGTCAACCCTAAAACAGACAAACCTTACGAAGACATCAGCATCATTAACATCACCATCAAGTAA
- the LOC112257449 gene encoding protein SREK1IP1, with translation MAASGPNKDIRAGCKKCGYPGHLTFECRNFVRVDPRKDIVLDVSSTSSEESTEDEQEDLPNDKLGRGGKDSKGSQEDTRKIKHKRRKSKDRKSERKRSFSSSDEEESKKRKKHKSHKKKGKKEKKERHKKKQKKKHDSSSSDSSSRSSDTD, from the exons ATGGCTGCATCAG GTCCCAATAAGGACATCAGAGCTGGGTGTAAGAAATGTGGTTATC CGGGCCACCTGACGTTCGAGTGCCGTAACTTTGTGCGTGTGGACCCCCGGAAAGACATTGTCCTGGACGTGAGCAGTACAAGCAGCGAAGAGAGTACGGAGGACGAGCAGGAGGATCTGCCTAATGACAAGCTGGGCCGGGGAGGAAAAGACTCAAAAG GTTCCCAGGAGGACACCAGGAAAATTAAACACAAGAGGAGGAAAAGTAAAGACAGAAAGTCTGAAAGGAAGAG GTCCTTTTCATCAAGTGACGAAGAAGAGAGCAAGAAGAGAAAGAAACACAAAAGCCACAAGAAAAAGGGCAAGAAGGAAAAGAAGGAACGTCacaagaagaagcagaagaagaaacaTGATTCTTCCTCATCTGACAGCTCTAGCAGGTCCTCTGACACTGATTGA